A stretch of the Acidimicrobiales bacterium genome encodes the following:
- a CDS encoding DnaJ domain-containing protein, whose amino-acid sequence MSTKDYLEKDYYKVLGVPKTAKADEIKSSYRKLARKYHPDANKGDRDAEERFKEISEAYNTLSDEKRRKEYDDARSMFGGGFRAPGRPGQPGQPGGGFGFDLGDLFGGSGAGGTGGNAGSGGLGDILGGMFGGGGRAGTQQTRPRRGADVETEATLSFGDAVDGTTVPLKLTGDGPCPVCRGTGAKAGTVPKVCPTCEGTGQSSRNLGNFAFSEP is encoded by the coding sequence ATGAGTACGAAGGATTATCTGGAGAAGGACTATTACAAGGTCCTGGGCGTCCCTAAGACCGCGAAGGCTGACGAGATCAAGTCGTCGTACCGCAAGCTCGCCCGCAAGTACCACCCGGACGCCAACAAGGGTGACCGTGACGCCGAGGAACGCTTCAAGGAGATTTCCGAGGCCTACAACACCCTGTCCGATGAGAAGCGGCGCAAGGAGTATGACGACGCCCGCTCGATGTTCGGCGGTGGGTTCCGGGCCCCCGGCCGTCCCGGTCAGCCGGGCCAGCCGGGCGGCGGTTTCGGATTCGACCTCGGTGACCTGTTCGGTGGCAGCGGGGCTGGCGGGACCGGCGGGAACGCCGGCAGCGGCGGCCTCGGCGACATCCTGGGCGGGATGTTCGGTGGCGGCGGCCGGGCTGGAACTCAGCAGACCCGGCCGCGCCGCGGCGCCGACGTGGAGACCGAGGCCACCCTGTCGTTCGGCGACGCGGTCGACGGCACCACGGTCCCGCTCAAGCTGACCGGCGACGGGCCCTGCCCGGTCTGCCGGGGCACCGGGGCCAAGGCCGGCACCGTGCCCAAGGTCTGCCCGACCTGCGAAGGCACCGGGCAGTCCAGCCGGAACCTGGGCAACTTCGCCTTCTCCGAGCC